From the Deinococcus aestuarii genome, the window GGCTGCACGCCGGGGGCCTCGACCGGGTGCTGAAAAAGGTCGCCGAGGAGTCGGGCGAGGTGCTGCTCGCGGCGAAGAACGGGGACCGCGCCGAACTCGCCACCGAGGCTGCCGACCTGCTCTTCCACACCCTCTTCGTTCTCGCGGAGGTTGGCGTCAGTCCCGCCGACGTGGCCGCCGTCTTGCAGGGGCGGGAGGGGCGCAGCGGATTGAAGGGGCCGAAAGAGGTCGGGTAGGAGTAGGCCCGTGTCAGCATGGGCCCATGCTCGTCGCCCAGCTCAGTGACCCCCACATCAACCCCCAAAGGCCACACAAGGCCGAGGCACTGAGGCGGGCGGTCAGGCACCTGCTGGAGTTGCCCAGGCACCCGGGTGCCGTACTCGTCACGGGAGACTGCACGGACAACGGCACCCGGGAGGAGTACGCCGAATTCAGGGCGCTCGTCCAGCCGCTGCCCGTGCCTGTGTACATCATCCCCGGCAACCACGACGACCGCGACGTCATGCTGGAGGAGTTCGGCGAGCAGGGCACCTCCTCCCTGCCCGGCTTCGTGCAGTACGTGGTGGAGGACGGCCCGTTGCGCCTCATCGCCCTGGACACCCACGTCCCCGGCGAAAGCGGCGGTATGCTCGACTCTCCGCGCCTGCGCTGGCTCTCCGACCGCCTGGAGGAAGCTCCCCGGCGCCCCACGCTGATCTTCATGCACCACCCTCCCGTCGTCGCTGGCCTGAACGTCATGGACTCCATCGGTCTGGGAGGCTCAGAGGCGTTCCGCGAGGTCGTGGCCCGGCATGGACAGGTCGAGCGGATCGTGGCGGGGCACACGCACATAACCATGACAGGACGGTTCGCGGGAACATTGGTCATGACCTGCCCCGGCACGGACAACGCCTTATTGCCCGACCTGACACAGCCGGAGAAACTCGTGGTGCAGTTGCAGCCCCCTCTGTGTCTGCTGCACGCCTGGGACGACCAGACGGGATTCCTGACCTATACCAGCATCATCGCGCCATCCCCCCGGGTTACGCTGCACGACGGGGAACGGTGGGTGTAGCGTCTCCCTTCTCGCGGAGCGGAACACCAACCGGATGAAGGTGCCGTGAAGCCAACGTGATGATCCAAGTCCACCGCTTCCGCATACCCCCGGGTGAAAGACGGTGGGCGAGCAGGACCAGCCCACCGGGGAGGCTCACCCATGAACCGACTCGCCCTGCTGTCCGCCACCTGCGCTCTCGCCCTCTCCGCGTGCGGGATCAACTCGCCCGTCGCGCCCACGGGACGCACGGCCTACGGGCTGGACGCCCAGGGGCGGCTCGTGACCTTCGGGCTGGACAACGCCGCGTTCAGCGTCAGCCGCCTGACCCTGACCGGCCTGGGCGCGGGCGAGACCCTGGTGGACCTCGACGTGTTCAACAAGGACGGCCACCTCTACGCGCTGAGCGACACGGGCAGGCTGTACGGGGTGAACACGACCACGGGCGCCCTGACCCTGAACACGAGTGGCAACATGGGCGCGCCGCGCGTGATCGACTTCAACCCGGCGGCCCAGCGCCTGCGCGTCTTCAGCACCGGGGACATGAACTACCGCCTCACTCCCGGCGACGGCACGGTCACGGCGGACGGGACGTTGATGTACGCCGCCACTGACGCCAACGCGGGCAAGGACCCCAACCTCGTCGCGGCGGCGTACACCAATTCCTTCCAGGGCTACCAGCCGGTGATGGCGGACTTCAACCCGCCCACGACCCTGTACTCGGTGGACGCCGACCAGGACACGCTCGTCACCCACACGGTCGGTCCGGCCTTCAGCACCCTGAACACCGTCGGCGCCCTCGGCGTGAACGTGAGCGCCGAGATGACCGGCTTCGACATCGCCGGGACGAACGAGGCGTACCTGACCTCCAGTAGCGGCACGGACACCGTGCTCTCCACCCTCGACCTGAGCACGGGCAAAGCGACTTCCAAAGCCACGATCAAGGGGCTGGGCCTCAAGGCCTTTGCGGTCAAGCTCTCCCCGCGCCCGTAAGCCGTCTTCCCCGCGCCGCCAACGGCTTCGTCCGGACCGGGCGAGTGCTGCGGCGCTCTATGCTGCCGGGCGTGACGCCTCCTTCGGCCCCCGACGCCTCGAAGGCCGGGTGGCGGACCTGGGCCCGCGAGGTGCGTTCGGGGTTGCCGGATTATTCGGCGAAGATCACGGCGCACCTCGCCGCCTTCCTGCACTCGCGGGGTGCGCGGCGGGTCCTGGCCTACCGCGCCCTGCCGGGTGAGCCGGACGTGGGCGCCCTCGCACGGGAGTTCGAGTTGCTGGCCCCCCGCGCCCGCTTCCGGCCCGAGCCCCACCTGACGCTCCACCCCTGGGAGACGGCGACCGAGCCCAGCCGCTTCGGCGCCCTTCAACCCCCGGCGAACGCGCCGCGCGTGCTCCTCGACGCGGTGGAGGCCGTCCTCCTCCCCGCCCTCGCCTTCGACCACTCCGGCGTGCGGCTGGGGTACGGGGGCGGCTTCTACGACCGCCTGCTCCCCGGTTTCGCGGGGCTGGCGGTCGGCGTGATCGCGGAAGCCCTCGTCGTTCCCGCCCTGCCCGCCGAAGCCCACGACCTGCGGGTGGGCTTTCTGGTGACGGAGAGGGGGGTCAGGAGGGTGGACGCCACGACGTCTTCCAAACTGTAACGTCAGTGTGACGCGCCCCCGCTAGGCTCCCCCCCGTACCGAAATTCAGGAAGGGGGGAAGATGCCCGAACCCAGCATCGGCGCCACCGCATGACGGCCCCGCAGGCTGTTCAAACTGTGCAAGCAGGCCCACCGGGCACCGTCGCCCTCCAGGCACGGGGGCTGGTCAAGGACTTTCGGGGCTTCCGCGCCACGAACGACGTGAGCCTGGACATCCGCGAGGGCGAGATTCACGCGATCATCGGGCCGAACGGGGCGGGCAAGACGACGCTCTTCAACCTGCTCTCGGGCTTCCTGCGGCCCACGAGCGGCGAGGTCTCCCTCTTCGGCGAGCGGATCGACACCCTGCCCCCCCATACAATCGTGCGGCGGGGGCTCTCGCGTTCCTTCCAGATCAGCAGCGTCTTTCCCAGCCTGACGGTGCGGGAAAACGTGCTGGTCGCCTTGCAGTCACCGACCAACCTCCCGCGGCAGTTCTGGACGCCCCTCTCGCGGCTGGAGGCCCTCGGGCCGCGTGCCGACCAGATTCTCGCGGACGTGGGGTTAGAAAGTGCCCACGCCCGGCTCGCCGCCGACCTCGGCCACGGGGAGAAGCGGCAGCTCGAAATCGGCATCTCGCTGACGCAGGACCCGCGCGTCCTCCTCCTCGACGAGCCGACGAGCGGCATGGGCTCGGAGGGCATCAACCGCGTGATCGCCCTCGTGCGGCAGGTGGCGCGCGGGCGCACGGTCGTCCTCGTCGAGCACAACATGAGCGTGGTCGCGCAGCTCGCCGACCGCATCACCGTCTTGCAGTACGGGCAGGTGCTCGCCAGCGGCAGCTACGACGAGGTTCGGCAGGACCCGCGCGTGATCGAGGCGTACCTGGGAGAGGAGGCGCACGGATGACGGCCCCGGCCCTCCGCCCCTCCCCTTCCCAGACCGGCGCCGTGCCGCTGCTCGAAGTCCGCGACCTCAACGCCTTCTACGGCCAGAGCCACGTCCTGCACGGCGTGAACCTCCACGTCATGCCCGGCGAGGTCGTCAGCCTGATCGGGCGCAACGGCGCAGGCAAGACGACCACCCTCAAGTCGATCATGGGCGTGCTGCGCAGCCGCACGGGCCGGGTCACCTTCGACGGCCAGGACCTCACCCGGCTGCCCAGCAACCGCGTCGCCGCCCGGGGCCTGGCCTGGGTGCCCGAGGAACGCGCGATCCTGAGCAGCCTGACCGTCCGCGAGAACCTCGAACTGCCCCCCGCCCGGCCCGGCGGCTGGAGTGCCGAGCGCGCGTATCAGGTCTTTCCCGTCCTGCGCGAGCGCGGCCACCACCCCGGCTCCAAGCTCTCGGGCGGCGAACAGCAGATGCTCGCCATCGTGCGGGTGCTGCGCAGCGGCCCGAAACTCCTCCTCCTCGACGAGCCGAGTGAGGGACTCGCGCCCGTCATCGTCGGGCGGATCGGCGACATGCTCTCCGAACTGCGCCGGGAGGGTCTCGCCGTCATTCTCGTCGAGCAAAACCTCAAGTTCGCCACCCGCCTCGCCGACCGCCATTACGTCCTCGTGGACGGGCACGTCGTGGACGAGGTGCGCCGTGAAGAGGTGGAGGCCCGCCGTCAGGACCTCCTGCGTTACCTCAGCGTCTGAAGCCCCTTGCCCCAGTTCCGGAGGAACCCATGCACAAGAAGACCCTGACCGCCCTGCTCTGCGCCGCCCTCACCGCCGCGCCCGCCCTCGCCCAGAGCGTGCGGCTTTCGGACAACGCGGTGAAGGTGGGCGTGCTGACCGACCTCTCCGGCGTGTACTCGGAACTCTCCGGGCAGGGCAGCGTGAAGGCCGCGCAGATGGCCGCCGCCGACTTCATGGCCGCCAATCCCGCCTACCGGAGCCGGGTGCAGGTCGTCGGCGTGGACCACCAGAACAAGGCGGACGTGGCGAGCAACAAGGCCGCCGAGATGATCGACCGCCAGAACGTGGACATGCTGGTCGACATGCCGACCTCCAGCGCAGCGCTCGCGGCCAGCGAGGTCGCCAAGAACAAGAAGGTCGTGGCGATGGTCGTGACGGGCGGCACCACCGCGCTGACGAACGAGAAGTGCAACAAGTACACCTTCCACTACGCCTACGACAACTACATGCTCGCCAACGGCACGGGCACGGCGGTGACCCAGCGCGGCGGGAACTCCTGGTACATCATCTACCCCAACTACGCCTTCGGGCAGGACCTCAACCGCCAGATGCTCGCGGCGATCAC encodes:
- a CDS encoding ABC transporter ATP-binding protein encodes the protein MTAPALRPSPSQTGAVPLLEVRDLNAFYGQSHVLHGVNLHVMPGEVVSLIGRNGAGKTTTLKSIMGVLRSRTGRVTFDGQDLTRLPSNRVAARGLAWVPEERAILSSLTVRENLELPPARPGGWSAERAYQVFPVLRERGHHPGSKLSGGEQQMLAIVRVLRSGPKLLLLDEPSEGLAPVIVGRIGDMLSELRREGLAVILVEQNLKFATRLADRHYVLVDGHVVDEVRREEVEARRQDLLRYLSV
- a CDS encoding DUF4394 domain-containing protein; its protein translation is MNRLALLSATCALALSACGINSPVAPTGRTAYGLDAQGRLVTFGLDNAAFSVSRLTLTGLGAGETLVDLDVFNKDGHLYALSDTGRLYGVNTTTGALTLNTSGNMGAPRVIDFNPAAQRLRVFSTGDMNYRLTPGDGTVTADGTLMYAATDANAGKDPNLVAAAYTNSFQGYQPVMADFNPPTTLYSVDADQDTLVTHTVGPAFSTLNTVGALGVNVSAEMTGFDIAGTNEAYLTSSSGTDTVLSTLDLSTGKATSKATIKGLGLKAFAVKLSPRP
- a CDS encoding 5-formyltetrahydrofolate cyclo-ligase; protein product: MTPPSAPDASKAGWRTWAREVRSGLPDYSAKITAHLAAFLHSRGARRVLAYRALPGEPDVGALAREFELLAPRARFRPEPHLTLHPWETATEPSRFGALQPPANAPRVLLDAVEAVLLPALAFDHSGVRLGYGGGFYDRLLPGFAGLAVGVIAEALVVPALPAEAHDLRVGFLVTERGVRRVDATTSSKL
- a CDS encoding ABC transporter ATP-binding protein, with the translated sequence MTAPQAVQTVQAGPPGTVALQARGLVKDFRGFRATNDVSLDIREGEIHAIIGPNGAGKTTLFNLLSGFLRPTSGEVSLFGERIDTLPPHTIVRRGLSRSFQISSVFPSLTVRENVLVALQSPTNLPRQFWTPLSRLEALGPRADQILADVGLESAHARLAADLGHGEKRQLEIGISLTQDPRVLLLDEPTSGMGSEGINRVIALVRQVARGRTVVLVEHNMSVVAQLADRITVLQYGQVLASGSYDEVRQDPRVIEAYLGEEAHG
- a CDS encoding phosphodiesterase, producing MLVAQLSDPHINPQRPHKAEALRRAVRHLLELPRHPGAVLVTGDCTDNGTREEYAEFRALVQPLPVPVYIIPGNHDDRDVMLEEFGEQGTSSLPGFVQYVVEDGPLRLIALDTHVPGESGGMLDSPRLRWLSDRLEEAPRRPTLIFMHHPPVVAGLNVMDSIGLGGSEAFREVVARHGQVERIVAGHTHITMTGRFAGTLVMTCPGTDNALLPDLTQPEKLVVQLQPPLCLLHAWDDQTGFLTYTSIIAPSPRVTLHDGERWV